From the Mycobacterium sp. DL592 genome, the window CGCAACTGAAGACGCCGGATGGCACCCCGGTGGCCAACGCCACCTTCGACTTCTCGAACGGCTATGCCACGATCACGGTCGAGACCATCGCGGGCGGCATTCTGACACCCGGCTTCCACGGGCTGCACATCCACGCGGTGGGCAAGTGTGAGCCGAACTCGGTGGCACCCAGCGGCGGCGCGCCGGGCAACTTCAACTCCGCGGGCGGGCACTTCCAGGTCAGTGGCCACACCAGTCATCCCGCCAGCGGCGACCTGACCTCACTTCAGGTCCGTCCGGACGGCTCGGCCAAGCTGATCACCACCACCGCGGCCTTCACCAAGGCGGATCTGACCGGGCCGCAGGGCACCGCCCTGATGATCCACGAGGGTGCG encodes:
- a CDS encoding superoxide dismutase family protein, with translation MLTPVRVGAAAFLLPIAFVTACSSNGSTNQATSSTTSGTAAAGAESIVTQLKTPDGTPVANATFDFSNGYATITVETIAGGILTPGFHGLHIHAVGKCEPNSVAPSGGAPGNFNSAGGHFQVSGHTSHPASGDLTSLQVRPDGSAKLITTTAAFTKADLTGPQGTALMIHEGADNFANIPPRYTVDGKPGPDEQTMATGDAGKRVACAVISPAKS